The Oncorhynchus tshawytscha isolate Ot180627B linkage group LG30, Otsh_v2.0, whole genome shotgun sequence genome includes a region encoding these proteins:
- the LOC112228421 gene encoding cation channel sperm-associated protein subunit gamma isoform X2: MWTIQVSLILSFLCGRGLGGAARGECEWGVSLCEIGDPLNRISTCNFESPLTTLSGGIEMQQFSTKVQDIIKTLTDQPVNTQESTTSYLGFPYYLRIDLLCGSKESSKRAIREALLTGLTPNVVLTFQEPVHPIRLKSQRLQIILTTAPLLDSVPCDSDLCQLGWYAPMPILNGSVVYRVQVVSNGQGQLVPERSFAVNVNGYVRTTDRGETEISFGTEMPALEDMMVLGSPSRPLWAVVQSSPVLILPGIPGFKAVLMTATEFQHTSPIEVGIESCWAGSLNCPQVEFSSMILEAISTESSLFIRQNQLLHRFVGNFSLLPLRAPPSEAWQQVLRTVCVSRMVPVFIPYHGTEYFYILGGGWQKGTLYRAQVYDGDVTFTQLLDSKGSTACEFMNSKACQVKWAAQDSSHNHLIDLVLLELLPDSKQAHSYHLLILDNNFHLGDTLPKYIPKGSGDSFTVVTKTQENVTVTLHLRGMVFNPISAILYIWGNALLCSQDQGMSYLFFNGFPLDQMIKYFTLSYHGEFAFVTETEELWWGQEGVDQVMRVRPSLGWQAFSSLQALKGDSSYSMTHSLLTVFYDWDKQLQEVVYTVDSKGKGSVVKRELPVPEILSYSHFSTTPRKVHHLESFSAFSFPLTCPFFWEHMADLPHPEPYNRIQQYLTRPPLVPTSLGLQTTASLATYQGLLHHLLQLHSDYIMDYYFYMASNGVSSTGFNVEIGGYSRAYMSSEITFPDMVYLDRVSSFSFSIYIACGSAKHLSVEEKPRELSDINYIWLSAEVSNNRYIHVSVTRNELFNRGAVLYKVTVKDRGLFPGQVLAGEGLLAFNLLLRVSSSEMKCYQQKDQGIALRGLHRVPIYIGCPPGNRLAFDITTTLEQCANNNKRYFNCPKPDPIMPCFYYEDLFYPFFLIQDMVSGESERFLGSYTFKVVGGGAYSKDHIRLYTPEEVLMYNSLNYSSQRTLVWMFEDMDNSVNITKEGFVVMHGNTNKIRWMCQGKSPCGNMAAQSLEAPDYYFVIEVSNKGIDLSTYCDYALRFILHVHGFPLDPSRGLFYMLMTLATIVGILFCFIVYNCCGPGLKNLLKAAYHATKHRSHAVHESDVSLAPSIGDGFHRSRDSRQGLSLTSTN, from the exons ATGTGGACCATCCAGGTCTCCCTCATTCTGAGCTTTCTGTGTGGAAGAGGATTAGGAGGAGCAGCTAGAGGAGAGTGTGAATGGGGTGTCAGTCTTTGTGAAATCGGTGACCCCCTCAACCGCATTTCAACCTGTAATTTTGAAAGTCCTCTGACCACCCTGTCAGGAGGCATAGAGATGCAGCAGTTCAGCACCAAGGTTCAGGATATTATAAAGACTCTGACTGACCAGCCAGTCAACACCCAGGAGAGTACCACT AGTTATCTTGGCTTCCCTTACTATCTACGCATAGACCTACTGTGTGGTTCAAAG GAGTCTTCTAAGCGTGCCATTCGGGAGGCCCTTCTCACAGGGTTGACCCCCAATGTAGTCCTGACCTTCCAGGAACCTGTCCACCCCATTCGCCTCAAATCGCAGAGACTGCAGATCATCCTTACCACAGCCCCCCTGCTGGACAgtg TGCCCTGTGACAGCGACCTGTGCCAGCTGGGTTGGTATGCTCCCATGCCCATCCTTAATGGGTCGGTAGTATACAGGGTTCAAGTGGTGTCAAATGGCCAGGGTCAACTGGTGCCTGAGAGAAG CTTTGCAGTGAATGTTAATGGCTATGTGCGCACCACTGACAGAGGGGAGACGGAGATCTCCTTTGGTACGGAG ATGCCAGCACTGGAGGACATGATGGTTTTGGGCAGTCCCTCTCGCCCTCTGTGGGCGGTGGTGCAGAGTTCTCCCGTCCTCATCCTCCCTGGTATTCCTGGCTTCAAGGCTGTTCTGATGACCGCCACAGAGTTCCAGCACACCTCCCCCATCGAG GTGGGCATCGAGAGCTGTTGGGCAGGCTCCCTGAACTGCCCCCAGGTGGAGTTCTCCTCCATGATCTTGGAGGCAATCTCCACAGAGAGCTCCCTGTTCATCCGCCAGAACCAGCTGCTGCACCGCTTTGTGGGCAACTTCTCTCTGCTGCCTCTAAGAGCCCCGCCCTCAG AGGCGTGGCAGCAGGTGCTGCGCACAGTGTGCGTGTCCCGCATGGTGCCTGTGTTCATCCCGTACCACGGCACCGAGTACTTCTACATCCTGGGAGGAGGCTGGCAGAAGGGCACCCTCTACAGGGCCCAGGTctacg ATGGGGATGTGACGTTTACTCAGTTGCTAGACTCCAAGGGCAGCACTGCTTGCGAGTTTATGAACA GTAAAGCCTGCCAGGTCAAATGGGCAGCCCAGGATTCTTCCCACAACCACCTGATTGACTTGGTTCTCCTCGAACTGCTACCGGACAGTAAACAGGCCCACTCCTACCACCTCCTCATattag ACAATAATTTCCACCTTGGCGACACCTTGCCCAAGTATATACCAAAAG gcaGTGGAGACTCGTTCACGGTGGTGACCAAGACTCAGGAAAATGTCACAGTGACTCTGCACTTGAGGGGCATGGTGTTCAACCCCATCAGTGCCATCCTCTACATCTGGGGCAACGCTCTGCTCTGCTC TCAAGACCAGGGGATGAGCTACCTGTTCTTTAATGGCTTCCCTCTGGATCAGATGATCAAGTACTTCACTCTGTCCTACCACGGAGAGTTCGCCTTCGTCACAGAGACCGAAGAG ctgtGGTGGGGGCAGGAAGGCGTGGACCAGGTAATGCGAGTGCGCCCCTCCCTGGGCTGGCAGGCCTTCTCTAGCCTGCAGGCTCTGAAGGGCGACAGCTCCTACTCCATGACCCACAGCCTGCTCACTGTCTTCTACGACTGGGACAAACAGTTGCAGGAG GTGGTTTACACAGTGGACTCTAAGGGAAAGGGTTCTGTGGTGAAGAGGGAGCTACCTGTGCCAGAGATACTTTCCTATAGCCACTTCTCGACCACCCCCCGCAAAGTCCACCACTTGGA gtcGTTCAGTGCCTTCTCTTTTCCCCTGACCTGCCCCTTCTTCTGGGAGCACATGGCAGACCTGCCCCACCCAGAGCCCTACAACCGCATCCAGCAATACCTGACCCGGCCCCCCCTGGTGCCCACCTCCTTGGGCCTCCAGACCACTGCCTCCCTGGCCACCTACCAGGGCCTGCTGCACCACCTGCTCCAACTGCACTCGGACTACATCATG GACTACTACTTCTACATGGCTAGCAACGGCGTGTCGTCCACAGGCTTCAACGTGGAGATTGGGGGCTACTCCCGGGCCTACATGAGTTCGGAGATCACCTTCCCAGACATGGTGTACCTGGACCgggtctcctccttctccttctccatctaCATCGCCTGCGGCTCAGCCAAACACCTCTCTGTGGAGGAGAAACCCCGAG agctcagtgacatcaACTACATCTGGCTCTCAGCTGAGGTATCCAACAACCGCTACATCCATGTGTCTGTGACCAGGAACGAGCTCTTCAACAGAGGGGCCGTGTTATATAAG GTGACTGTGAAAGACAGGGGGCTGTTTCCCGGTCAAGTGCTGGCGGGTGAGGGGCTCCTGGCTTTCAACCTCCTGCTAAGG GTGAGCAGCTCGGAGATGAAGTGCTACCAACAGAAAGACCAGGGGATAGCCCTTAGA GGGCTGCACAGGGTGCCCATCTACATTGGCTGCCCTCCCGGGAACCGCCTGGCATTTGACATCACAACCACCCTGGAGCAGTGTGCCAACAACAACAAGCGCTACTTCAACTGCCCCAAACCCGACCCCATCATGCCTTGCTTTTACTACGAAGACC TGTTTTATCCCTTCTTCTTGATCCAGGACATGGTCTCTGGAGAGTCCGAGAGATTCCTCGGGAG CTATACCTTTAAGGTGGTTGGCGGAGGAGCTTACTCGAAAGATCACATCCGCCTCTACACTCCAGAGGAGGTGCTTATGTATAACAGCCTCAACTACAG ctcccagaggacactggtctgGATGTTTGAAGACATGGACAACAGTGTTAATATCACTAAGGAAGGATTCGTGGTCATGCATGGCAATACAAACAAGATTCG GTGGATGTGTCAGGGGAAATCTCCCTGTGGCAACATGGCGGCTCAGAGCCTGGAAGCACCAGACTATTACTTTGTCATCGAAGTCTCAAACAA GGGTATAGATTTGAGTACGTACTGTGACTATGCGTTGCGGTTTATACTCCATGTGCATGGATTCCCATTGGACCCCAGCAGAGGCCTTTTCTACATGCTG ATGACTCTGGCCACCATCGTAGGAATCCTCTTCTGCTTCATTGTGTATAACTGCTGTGGTCCAGGCTTGAAGAATCTGTTAAAGGCAGCCTACCATGCCACCAAGCACAGGAGCCACGCAGTGCATG AATCCGATGTCTCACTGGCACCTAGTATAGGGGATGGATTTCACAGATCCAGGGATTCAAGGCAGGGCTTAAGCCTAACATCTACTAactga
- the LOC112228421 gene encoding cation channel sperm-associated protein subunit gamma isoform X1 has product MWTIQVSLILSFLCGRGLGGAARGECEWGVSLCEIGDPLNRISTCNFESPLTTLSGGIEMQQFSTKVQDIIKTLTDQPVNTQESTTSYLGFPYYLRIDLLCGSKESSKRAIREALLTGLTPNVVLTFQEPVHPIRLKSQRLQIILTTAPLLDSVPCDSDLCQLGWYAPMPILNGSVVYRVQVVSNGQGQLVPERSFAVNVNGYVRTTDRGETEISFGTEMPALEDMMVLGSPSRPLWAVVQSSPVLILPGIPGFKAVLMTATEFQHTSPIEVGIESCWAGSLNCPQVEFSSMILEAISTESSLFIRQNQLLHRFVGNFSLLPLRAPPSEAWQQVLRTVCVSRMVPVFIPYHGTEYFYILGGGWQKGTLYRAQVYDGDVTFTQLLDSKGSTACEFMNSKACQVKWAAQDSSHNHLIDLVLLELLPDSKQAHSYHLLILDNNFHLGDTLPKYIPKGSGDSFTVVTKTQENVTVTLHLRGMVFNPISAILYIWGNALLCSQDQGMSYLFFNGFPLDQMIKYFTLSYHGEFAFVTETEELWWGQEGVDQVMRVRPSLGWQAFSSLQALKGDSSYSMTHSLLTVFYDWDKQLQEVVYTVDSKGKGSVVKRELPVPEILSYSHFSTTPRKVHHLESFSAFSFPLTCPFFWEHMADLPHPEPYNRIQQYLTRPPLVPTSLGLQTTASLATYQGLLHHLLQLHSDYIMDIGDPVHNPTWRWWKDKVIYADYYFYMASNGVSSTGFNVEIGGYSRAYMSSEITFPDMVYLDRVSSFSFSIYIACGSAKHLSVEEKPRELSDINYIWLSAEVSNNRYIHVSVTRNELFNRGAVLYKVTVKDRGLFPGQVLAGEGLLAFNLLLRVSSSEMKCYQQKDQGIALRGLHRVPIYIGCPPGNRLAFDITTTLEQCANNNKRYFNCPKPDPIMPCFYYEDLFYPFFLIQDMVSGESERFLGSYTFKVVGGGAYSKDHIRLYTPEEVLMYNSLNYSSQRTLVWMFEDMDNSVNITKEGFVVMHGNTNKIRWMCQGKSPCGNMAAQSLEAPDYYFVIEVSNKGIDLSTYCDYALRFILHVHGFPLDPSRGLFYMLMTLATIVGILFCFIVYNCCGPGLKNLLKAAYHATKHRSHAVHESDVSLAPSIGDGFHRSRDSRQGLSLTSTN; this is encoded by the exons ATGTGGACCATCCAGGTCTCCCTCATTCTGAGCTTTCTGTGTGGAAGAGGATTAGGAGGAGCAGCTAGAGGAGAGTGTGAATGGGGTGTCAGTCTTTGTGAAATCGGTGACCCCCTCAACCGCATTTCAACCTGTAATTTTGAAAGTCCTCTGACCACCCTGTCAGGAGGCATAGAGATGCAGCAGTTCAGCACCAAGGTTCAGGATATTATAAAGACTCTGACTGACCAGCCAGTCAACACCCAGGAGAGTACCACT AGTTATCTTGGCTTCCCTTACTATCTACGCATAGACCTACTGTGTGGTTCAAAG GAGTCTTCTAAGCGTGCCATTCGGGAGGCCCTTCTCACAGGGTTGACCCCCAATGTAGTCCTGACCTTCCAGGAACCTGTCCACCCCATTCGCCTCAAATCGCAGAGACTGCAGATCATCCTTACCACAGCCCCCCTGCTGGACAgtg TGCCCTGTGACAGCGACCTGTGCCAGCTGGGTTGGTATGCTCCCATGCCCATCCTTAATGGGTCGGTAGTATACAGGGTTCAAGTGGTGTCAAATGGCCAGGGTCAACTGGTGCCTGAGAGAAG CTTTGCAGTGAATGTTAATGGCTATGTGCGCACCACTGACAGAGGGGAGACGGAGATCTCCTTTGGTACGGAG ATGCCAGCACTGGAGGACATGATGGTTTTGGGCAGTCCCTCTCGCCCTCTGTGGGCGGTGGTGCAGAGTTCTCCCGTCCTCATCCTCCCTGGTATTCCTGGCTTCAAGGCTGTTCTGATGACCGCCACAGAGTTCCAGCACACCTCCCCCATCGAG GTGGGCATCGAGAGCTGTTGGGCAGGCTCCCTGAACTGCCCCCAGGTGGAGTTCTCCTCCATGATCTTGGAGGCAATCTCCACAGAGAGCTCCCTGTTCATCCGCCAGAACCAGCTGCTGCACCGCTTTGTGGGCAACTTCTCTCTGCTGCCTCTAAGAGCCCCGCCCTCAG AGGCGTGGCAGCAGGTGCTGCGCACAGTGTGCGTGTCCCGCATGGTGCCTGTGTTCATCCCGTACCACGGCACCGAGTACTTCTACATCCTGGGAGGAGGCTGGCAGAAGGGCACCCTCTACAGGGCCCAGGTctacg ATGGGGATGTGACGTTTACTCAGTTGCTAGACTCCAAGGGCAGCACTGCTTGCGAGTTTATGAACA GTAAAGCCTGCCAGGTCAAATGGGCAGCCCAGGATTCTTCCCACAACCACCTGATTGACTTGGTTCTCCTCGAACTGCTACCGGACAGTAAACAGGCCCACTCCTACCACCTCCTCATattag ACAATAATTTCCACCTTGGCGACACCTTGCCCAAGTATATACCAAAAG gcaGTGGAGACTCGTTCACGGTGGTGACCAAGACTCAGGAAAATGTCACAGTGACTCTGCACTTGAGGGGCATGGTGTTCAACCCCATCAGTGCCATCCTCTACATCTGGGGCAACGCTCTGCTCTGCTC TCAAGACCAGGGGATGAGCTACCTGTTCTTTAATGGCTTCCCTCTGGATCAGATGATCAAGTACTTCACTCTGTCCTACCACGGAGAGTTCGCCTTCGTCACAGAGACCGAAGAG ctgtGGTGGGGGCAGGAAGGCGTGGACCAGGTAATGCGAGTGCGCCCCTCCCTGGGCTGGCAGGCCTTCTCTAGCCTGCAGGCTCTGAAGGGCGACAGCTCCTACTCCATGACCCACAGCCTGCTCACTGTCTTCTACGACTGGGACAAACAGTTGCAGGAG GTGGTTTACACAGTGGACTCTAAGGGAAAGGGTTCTGTGGTGAAGAGGGAGCTACCTGTGCCAGAGATACTTTCCTATAGCCACTTCTCGACCACCCCCCGCAAAGTCCACCACTTGGA gtcGTTCAGTGCCTTCTCTTTTCCCCTGACCTGCCCCTTCTTCTGGGAGCACATGGCAGACCTGCCCCACCCAGAGCCCTACAACCGCATCCAGCAATACCTGACCCGGCCCCCCCTGGTGCCCACCTCCTTGGGCCTCCAGACCACTGCCTCCCTGGCCACCTACCAGGGCCTGCTGCACCACCTGCTCCAACTGCACTCGGACTACATCATG GACATTGGCGACCCCGTCCATAACCCAACCTGGCGCTGGTGGAAGGACAAAGTTATATATGCG GACTACTACTTCTACATGGCTAGCAACGGCGTGTCGTCCACAGGCTTCAACGTGGAGATTGGGGGCTACTCCCGGGCCTACATGAGTTCGGAGATCACCTTCCCAGACATGGTGTACCTGGACCgggtctcctccttctccttctccatctaCATCGCCTGCGGCTCAGCCAAACACCTCTCTGTGGAGGAGAAACCCCGAG agctcagtgacatcaACTACATCTGGCTCTCAGCTGAGGTATCCAACAACCGCTACATCCATGTGTCTGTGACCAGGAACGAGCTCTTCAACAGAGGGGCCGTGTTATATAAG GTGACTGTGAAAGACAGGGGGCTGTTTCCCGGTCAAGTGCTGGCGGGTGAGGGGCTCCTGGCTTTCAACCTCCTGCTAAGG GTGAGCAGCTCGGAGATGAAGTGCTACCAACAGAAAGACCAGGGGATAGCCCTTAGA GGGCTGCACAGGGTGCCCATCTACATTGGCTGCCCTCCCGGGAACCGCCTGGCATTTGACATCACAACCACCCTGGAGCAGTGTGCCAACAACAACAAGCGCTACTTCAACTGCCCCAAACCCGACCCCATCATGCCTTGCTTTTACTACGAAGACC TGTTTTATCCCTTCTTCTTGATCCAGGACATGGTCTCTGGAGAGTCCGAGAGATTCCTCGGGAG CTATACCTTTAAGGTGGTTGGCGGAGGAGCTTACTCGAAAGATCACATCCGCCTCTACACTCCAGAGGAGGTGCTTATGTATAACAGCCTCAACTACAG ctcccagaggacactggtctgGATGTTTGAAGACATGGACAACAGTGTTAATATCACTAAGGAAGGATTCGTGGTCATGCATGGCAATACAAACAAGATTCG GTGGATGTGTCAGGGGAAATCTCCCTGTGGCAACATGGCGGCTCAGAGCCTGGAAGCACCAGACTATTACTTTGTCATCGAAGTCTCAAACAA GGGTATAGATTTGAGTACGTACTGTGACTATGCGTTGCGGTTTATACTCCATGTGCATGGATTCCCATTGGACCCCAGCAGAGGCCTTTTCTACATGCTG ATGACTCTGGCCACCATCGTAGGAATCCTCTTCTGCTTCATTGTGTATAACTGCTGTGGTCCAGGCTTGAAGAATCTGTTAAAGGCAGCCTACCATGCCACCAAGCACAGGAGCCACGCAGTGCATG AATCCGATGTCTCACTGGCACCTAGTATAGGGGATGGATTTCACAGATCCAGGGATTCAAGGCAGGGCTTAAGCCTAACATCTACTAactga
- the LOC112228421 gene encoding cation channel sperm-associated protein subunit gamma isoform X4, giving the protein MWTIQVSLILSFLCGRGLGGAARGECEWGVSLCEIGDPLNRISTCNFESPLTTLSGGIEMQQFSTKVQDIIKTLTDQPVNTQESTTSYLGFPYYLRIDLLCGSKESSKRAIREALLTGLTPNVVLTFQEPVHPIRLKSQRLQIILTTAPLLDSVPCDSDLCQLGWYAPMPILNGSVVYRVQVVSNGQGQLVPERSFAVNVNGYVRTTDRGETEISFGTEMPALEDMMVLGSPSRPLWAVVQSSPVLILPGIPGFKAVLMTATEFQHTSPIEVGIESCWAGSLNCPQVEFSSMILEAISTESSLFIRQNQLLHRFVGNFSLLPLRAPPSEAWQQVLRTVCVSRMVPVFIPYHGTEYFYILGGGWQKGTLYRAQVYDGDVTFTQLLDSKGSTACEFMNSKACQVKWAAQDSSHNHLIDLVLLELLPDSKQAHSYHLLILDNNFHLGDTLPKYIPKGSGDSFTVVTKTQENVTVTLHLRGMVFNPISAILYIWGNALLCSQDQGMSYLFFNGFPLDQMIKYFTLSYHGEFAFVTETEELWWGQEGVDQVMRVRPSLGWQAFSSLQALKGDSSYSMTHSLLTVFYDWDKQLQEVVYTVDSKGKGSVVKRELPVPEILSYSHFSTTPRKVHHLESFSAFSFPLTCPFFWEHMADLPHPEPYNRIQQYLTRPPLVPTSLGLQTTASLATYQGLLHHLLQLHSDYIMDIGDPVHNPTWRWWKDKVIYADYYFYMASNGVSSTGFNVEIGGYSRAYMSSEITFPDMVYLDRVSSFSFSIYIACGSAKHLSVEEKPRELSDINYIWLSAEVSNNRYIHVSVTRNELFNRGAVLYKVTVKDRGLFPGQVLAGEGLLAFNLLLRVRCKRRGPGTIWLIYLTGNATTLNVWRCFMSSVVESSIHQVSLSLSLELMCECRGCTGCPSTLAALPGTAWHLTSQPPWSSVPTTTSATSTAPNPTPSCLAFTTKTVRL; this is encoded by the exons ATGTGGACCATCCAGGTCTCCCTCATTCTGAGCTTTCTGTGTGGAAGAGGATTAGGAGGAGCAGCTAGAGGAGAGTGTGAATGGGGTGTCAGTCTTTGTGAAATCGGTGACCCCCTCAACCGCATTTCAACCTGTAATTTTGAAAGTCCTCTGACCACCCTGTCAGGAGGCATAGAGATGCAGCAGTTCAGCACCAAGGTTCAGGATATTATAAAGACTCTGACTGACCAGCCAGTCAACACCCAGGAGAGTACCACT AGTTATCTTGGCTTCCCTTACTATCTACGCATAGACCTACTGTGTGGTTCAAAG GAGTCTTCTAAGCGTGCCATTCGGGAGGCCCTTCTCACAGGGTTGACCCCCAATGTAGTCCTGACCTTCCAGGAACCTGTCCACCCCATTCGCCTCAAATCGCAGAGACTGCAGATCATCCTTACCACAGCCCCCCTGCTGGACAgtg TGCCCTGTGACAGCGACCTGTGCCAGCTGGGTTGGTATGCTCCCATGCCCATCCTTAATGGGTCGGTAGTATACAGGGTTCAAGTGGTGTCAAATGGCCAGGGTCAACTGGTGCCTGAGAGAAG CTTTGCAGTGAATGTTAATGGCTATGTGCGCACCACTGACAGAGGGGAGACGGAGATCTCCTTTGGTACGGAG ATGCCAGCACTGGAGGACATGATGGTTTTGGGCAGTCCCTCTCGCCCTCTGTGGGCGGTGGTGCAGAGTTCTCCCGTCCTCATCCTCCCTGGTATTCCTGGCTTCAAGGCTGTTCTGATGACCGCCACAGAGTTCCAGCACACCTCCCCCATCGAG GTGGGCATCGAGAGCTGTTGGGCAGGCTCCCTGAACTGCCCCCAGGTGGAGTTCTCCTCCATGATCTTGGAGGCAATCTCCACAGAGAGCTCCCTGTTCATCCGCCAGAACCAGCTGCTGCACCGCTTTGTGGGCAACTTCTCTCTGCTGCCTCTAAGAGCCCCGCCCTCAG AGGCGTGGCAGCAGGTGCTGCGCACAGTGTGCGTGTCCCGCATGGTGCCTGTGTTCATCCCGTACCACGGCACCGAGTACTTCTACATCCTGGGAGGAGGCTGGCAGAAGGGCACCCTCTACAGGGCCCAGGTctacg ATGGGGATGTGACGTTTACTCAGTTGCTAGACTCCAAGGGCAGCACTGCTTGCGAGTTTATGAACA GTAAAGCCTGCCAGGTCAAATGGGCAGCCCAGGATTCTTCCCACAACCACCTGATTGACTTGGTTCTCCTCGAACTGCTACCGGACAGTAAACAGGCCCACTCCTACCACCTCCTCATattag ACAATAATTTCCACCTTGGCGACACCTTGCCCAAGTATATACCAAAAG gcaGTGGAGACTCGTTCACGGTGGTGACCAAGACTCAGGAAAATGTCACAGTGACTCTGCACTTGAGGGGCATGGTGTTCAACCCCATCAGTGCCATCCTCTACATCTGGGGCAACGCTCTGCTCTGCTC TCAAGACCAGGGGATGAGCTACCTGTTCTTTAATGGCTTCCCTCTGGATCAGATGATCAAGTACTTCACTCTGTCCTACCACGGAGAGTTCGCCTTCGTCACAGAGACCGAAGAG ctgtGGTGGGGGCAGGAAGGCGTGGACCAGGTAATGCGAGTGCGCCCCTCCCTGGGCTGGCAGGCCTTCTCTAGCCTGCAGGCTCTGAAGGGCGACAGCTCCTACTCCATGACCCACAGCCTGCTCACTGTCTTCTACGACTGGGACAAACAGTTGCAGGAG GTGGTTTACACAGTGGACTCTAAGGGAAAGGGTTCTGTGGTGAAGAGGGAGCTACCTGTGCCAGAGATACTTTCCTATAGCCACTTCTCGACCACCCCCCGCAAAGTCCACCACTTGGA gtcGTTCAGTGCCTTCTCTTTTCCCCTGACCTGCCCCTTCTTCTGGGAGCACATGGCAGACCTGCCCCACCCAGAGCCCTACAACCGCATCCAGCAATACCTGACCCGGCCCCCCCTGGTGCCCACCTCCTTGGGCCTCCAGACCACTGCCTCCCTGGCCACCTACCAGGGCCTGCTGCACCACCTGCTCCAACTGCACTCGGACTACATCATG GACATTGGCGACCCCGTCCATAACCCAACCTGGCGCTGGTGGAAGGACAAAGTTATATATGCG GACTACTACTTCTACATGGCTAGCAACGGCGTGTCGTCCACAGGCTTCAACGTGGAGATTGGGGGCTACTCCCGGGCCTACATGAGTTCGGAGATCACCTTCCCAGACATGGTGTACCTGGACCgggtctcctccttctccttctccatctaCATCGCCTGCGGCTCAGCCAAACACCTCTCTGTGGAGGAGAAACCCCGAG agctcagtgacatcaACTACATCTGGCTCTCAGCTGAGGTATCCAACAACCGCTACATCCATGTGTCTGTGACCAGGAACGAGCTCTTCAACAGAGGGGCCGTGTTATATAAG GTGACTGTGAAAGACAGGGGGCTGTTTCCCGGTCAAGTGCTGGCGGGTGAGGGGCTCCTGGCTTTCAACCTCCTGCTAAGGGTGAGATGCAAAAGGCGGGGGCCTGGAACAATATGGCTCATATATTTGACAGGGAATGCTACAACTCTGAATGTTTGGAGATGTTTTATGAGTAGTGTTGTTGAGTCTTCTATCcaccaggtgtctctctctctctctctcgaactgATGTGTGAATGCAG GGGCTGCACAGGGTGCCCATCTACATTGGCTGCCCTCCCGGGAACCGCCTGGCATTTGACATCACAACCACCCTGGAGCAGTGTGCCAACAACAACAAGCGCTACTTCAACTGCCCCAAACCCGACCCCATCATGCCTTGCTTTTACTACGAAGACCGTGAGACTATGA